The Salvelinus fontinalis isolate EN_2023a chromosome 9, ASM2944872v1, whole genome shotgun sequence genome has a window encoding:
- the LOC129861908 gene encoding cytochrome c oxidase subunit 5A, mitochondrial-like: protein MFRAAVRLSVSGARSLTWTRLGCTAPLAQRCYSHGGKQETDDEFDARWVNYFNKADIDAWELRKGMNTLIGYDLVPEPKILDAALRACRRLDDLASAIRILEAVKDKSGPHKDIYPYLIQELRPTVDELGISTPEELGMDKL from the exons ATGTTCAGAGCCGCCGTCCGTCTTTCAGTGTCCGGTGCCCGGAGTTTGACCTGGACACGGCTTGGGTGTACAG CTCCCCTGGCTCAGAGGTGTTACTCACATGGTGGGAAGCAGGAGACGGACGACGAGTTTGATGCCCGCTGGGTCAACTATTTTAACAAGGCGGATATTGATGCATGGGAGCTGAGGAAAG GGATGAACACGCTGATTGGATACGACCTGGTACCTGAGCCAAAGATCCTGGACGCTGCCCTCCGAGCCTGCCGCAGATTAGACGACCTGGCTAGTGCCATCCGCATCCTGGAGGCTGTCAAG GACAAATCTGGCCCCCACAAAGACATCTACCCGTACCTAATTCAGGAGCTGCGGCCAACAGTAGATGAGCTTGGTATCTCCACACCTGAAGAGCTTGGCATGGACAAATTATAA
- the LOC129861907 gene encoding uncharacterized protein LOC129861907, with amino-acid sequence MTTCTFTSMKPIQSAFPTPELPSISSSSSSLPQLGGQSDFRRVCTTDEPTACPIPGLAAGVLEMRVKEGSKIRNLLGFVMARMQREGQEVDGSQIQTMLTVKEGVTVDRIQMGKRQGEGIMDIGRSQTRTGLRVRQVVFTGSGKGITKTITCVEILKRKLGGLHQLSKLHYKTVSEVWESQETDVTPRSRMTVHKTVPAISILLSKHPLDPREPGYQPPETLHDPSYQPPGHQPPRYQPPETLHDPSYQPPGHQPPRYQPPVTLCDSVKIPPRPRLEFCETQLLSIPLTQKSQTPFCFQSAGTSSSQEGSSDARSCTPHLYAASEKERKTAGGETLYSPCSYMLPGPEAKRTCMENHLFPSTPTT; translated from the coding sequence ATGACTACATGCACTTTTACCAGTATGAAACCAATCCAGTCTGCGTTCCCTACCCCAGAACTGCCTTCCATttcttcatcctcttcctcattgcCTCAACTGGGTGGCCAGAGCGACTTCAGGAGAGTCTGCACCACAGATGAACCCACTGCCTGTCCAATCCCTGGACTGGCAGCAGGCGTGCTCGAAATGAGAGTGAAGGAAGGAAGCAAGATCCGAAACCTCTTGGGATTTGTAATGGCTCGtatgcagagagagggacaggaagtggATGGGAGTCAGATTCAGACGATGCTGACTGTGAAAGAGGGAGTGACAGTCGACAGGATTCAGATGGGGAAGAGGCAAGGAGAGGGAATCATGGACATTGGCCGGAGTCAGACCCGGACCGGGCTGAGAGTGAGACAGGTGGTTTTCACTGGATCAGGCAAAGGGATCACCAAAACCATAACATGTGTTGAGATCCTGAAACGGAAACTGGGAGGACTACACCAGCTATCCAAGCTCCACTACAAGACCGTGAGTGAGGTGTGGGAGAGTCAGGAGACTGACGTGACACCCAGGTCCAGGATGACTGTTCATAAGACTGTTCCTGCTATCAGTATCCTGCTGTCCAAACACCCACTGGACCCACGTGAGCCTGGGTATCAGCCCCCAGAAACCCTGCATGATCCTAGCTACCAACCCCCAGGGCACCAGCCTCCTAGGTATCAGCCCCCAGAAACCCTGCATGATCCTAGCTACCAACCCCCAGGGCACCAGCCTCCTAGGTATCAGCCCCCAGTGACGCTGTGTGACAGTGTGAAAATTCCACCTCGACCACGGCTCGAATTCTGCGAAACACAACTGTTGTCAATACCACTGACCCAGAAAAGCCAAACCCCTTTTTGTTTCCAGAGTGCCGGTACCTCTAGTTCTCAGGAGGGCAGTAGCGATGCACGGAGCTGTACGCCACACCTGTATGCCGCCtcggagaaagagaggaaaacagcAGGAGGAGAGACACTCTACAGTCCTTGTTCATACATGTTGCCTGGTCCTGAAGCCAAGAGAACCTGTATGGAGAACCACCTGTTCCCCTCGACTCCCACAACTTGA